Proteins from a genomic interval of Pseudomonas asplenii:
- a CDS encoding thioesterase II family protein: MSTSLSLRLFCLPYSGASAMVYSRWRRQMPQWLQVRPLELPGRGMRMGEPLQSDIVRLANQLADEIATELDCPYALFGHSLGGLLAFELAHVLRARGLPAPLALFTSATAGPSRRDVSEYAEAKTDEQLMARLRKLKGTTEEVLANHDLMQLMLPILRADFLLCGSFQYGAREPLAVPIHVFGGKQDSVRADELLDWQVETSTGFSLDMFEGHHFYLIDEEAALLRHLRRYADEHLMRWHKGTVRQLAQIAG; encoded by the coding sequence ATGAGCACCTCCCTGAGCCTTCGTCTGTTCTGCCTTCCCTATTCCGGCGCCAGTGCCATGGTCTACAGCCGTTGGCGCCGGCAGATGCCGCAATGGCTGCAGGTACGACCGCTGGAGCTGCCCGGTCGCGGCATGCGGATGGGCGAGCCGCTGCAGAGCGACATCGTCCGGCTGGCCAATCAGTTGGCCGATGAAATCGCCACCGAACTGGACTGCCCCTATGCATTGTTCGGTCATAGCCTGGGTGGCCTGCTGGCCTTCGAACTGGCGCACGTGCTGCGGGCTCGCGGGCTGCCGGCACCGTTGGCACTGTTCACCTCGGCGACAGCGGGGCCGTCGCGACGCGATGTCAGCGAATACGCCGAGGCCAAGACCGACGAGCAACTGATGGCGCGCCTGCGCAAGCTCAAGGGCACCACCGAAGAGGTGCTGGCCAACCATGACCTGATGCAGTTGATGCTGCCGATCCTGCGCGCCGACTTCCTGCTCTGCGGCAGTTTCCAATACGGCGCGCGTGAGCCGCTGGCGGTGCCGATCCATGTGTTTGGCGGCAAGCAGGACAGCGTGCGCGCCGACGAACTGCTCGACTGGCAGGTGGAGACCAGTACCGGTTTTTCCCTGGACATGTTCGAGGGGCACCACTTCTACCTGATCGATGAGGAAGCGGCCCTGTTGCGTCACCTGCGCCGCTATGCCGATGAGCATCTGATGCGCTGGCACAAGGGCACGGTCCGCCAACTGGCCCAGATCGCCGGCTGA
- a CDS encoding RNA polymerase factor sigma-70 — MTEEVSTSRCDSPLLQAFVDNRLILVKIAARITGCRSRAEDVVQDAFFRLQSAPQITSSFKAQLSYLFQIVRNLAIDHYRKQALELKYSGPEEEGLNVVIHGASPETSHINFSTLEHIADALTELPQRTRYAFEMYRLHGVPQKDIAKELGVSPTLVNFMIRDALVHCRKVSANRGEHLARR, encoded by the coding sequence ATGACGGAAGAAGTATCCACAAGCAGGTGTGATTCACCGTTACTCCAGGCGTTTGTCGACAATCGACTGATCCTGGTCAAGATCGCTGCGCGTATCACCGGTTGCCGGTCGCGGGCCGAAGATGTGGTACAGGACGCGTTTTTCCGCTTGCAGTCAGCGCCGCAGATCACCTCGTCGTTCAAGGCGCAGCTCAGCTACCTGTTCCAGATCGTGCGCAACCTGGCCATCGACCACTACCGCAAACAGGCTCTGGAGCTGAAGTATTCGGGCCCGGAAGAGGAAGGCTTGAATGTGGTCATTCACGGTGCTTCGCCAGAAACCTCGCACATCAACTTCTCGACGCTGGAACATATCGCCGATGCCCTGACCGAGCTGCCACAGCGCACCCGCTATGCGTTCGAGATGTATCGTCTGCACGGCGTGCCACAAAAGGACATCGCCAAGGAACTGGGCGTCTCGCCGACCCTGGTGAACTTCATGATCCGTGATGCGCTGGTACATTGCCGCAAGGTATCGGCCAACCGCGGCGAGCATCTGGCTCGGCGTTGA
- a CDS encoding substrate-binding periplasmic protein, with product MAQTVWAAQEVRIGAAHFPPYTIRPEQGADTGLLPQLAEALNALQGDYHFVLVPTSIPRRFRDFEEGRTDMAIFENPQWGWKGIAHVNVDMGLEDAEVFVAQRRPDRTQSYFADLKGKRLALFSGYHYEFAHFNADPKYLAETHNATLTYSHDSNLLMVLRGRADIALVTRSYLFDYLSRNPGTAKELLISERVDQVYHHYALLRPKAPISGEAFSQLLERLRSNGELLKIFQPYRIEVMPTANAVNKHL from the coding sequence ATGGCTCAAACGGTATGGGCGGCGCAGGAAGTCAGGATTGGTGCCGCGCATTTCCCGCCCTATACCATTCGACCCGAGCAGGGCGCCGATACGGGCTTGCTGCCACAGCTGGCCGAGGCACTCAATGCCTTGCAGGGCGACTATCACTTTGTTCTGGTACCGACCTCGATTCCCCGGCGCTTTCGCGATTTCGAGGAGGGCCGTACCGATATGGCGATCTTCGAGAACCCGCAGTGGGGCTGGAAGGGGATTGCCCATGTGAATGTCGACATGGGCCTGGAAGACGCCGAAGTGTTCGTCGCCCAGCGCAGGCCGGATCGGACCCAGAGTTATTTCGCCGATCTCAAGGGCAAGCGGCTGGCGTTGTTCAGCGGGTATCACTATGAGTTTGCGCACTTCAATGCCGACCCCAAGTACCTGGCCGAAACCCATAACGCCACCTTGACCTACTCCCACGACAGCAACCTGCTGATGGTACTGCGGGGCAGGGCCGACATTGCCCTGGTAACCCGCTCGTACCTGTTCGACTACTTGAGCCGCAACCCGGGGACCGCCAAGGAACTGCTGATTTCCGAGCGGGTTGACCAGGTTTATCACCACTACGCGCTGCTGCGGCCGAAGGCACCGATCAGTGGCGAGGCGTTCAGTCAGTTGCTGGAGCGGTTGCGCAGCAATGGGGAACTGCTGAAGATTTTTCAGCCTTATCGGATCGAAGTGATGCCTACGGCGAATGCGGTGAACAAGCACCTCTGA
- a CDS encoding TetR/AcrR family transcriptional regulator yields MNEQQAQQVMADLVQAGQLTDPDSARGKLLQTAAHLFRNKGYERTTVRDLASAIGIQSGSIFHHFKSKDEILRAVMEETILYNTALMRASLVEAGSVRERVLALIRCELQSIMGGTGEAMAVLVYEWRSLSPQAQAKVLALRDLYEQIWLQVLGEAREAGYIKGDVFIARRFLTGALSWTTTWFRPQGSLTLDQLADEALALILKDG; encoded by the coding sequence GTGAACGAGCAACAAGCCCAGCAGGTCATGGCGGATCTGGTACAGGCCGGGCAATTGACCGATCCGGACAGTGCCCGTGGCAAGTTGCTGCAGACCGCCGCGCACCTCTTTCGCAACAAGGGTTACGAGCGCACCACGGTGCGTGACCTGGCGAGTGCCATCGGTATCCAGTCCGGCAGCATCTTTCACCATTTCAAGAGCAAGGATGAGATCCTGCGGGCCGTCATGGAGGAGACCATCCTCTACAACACCGCCCTGATGCGCGCGTCCCTGGTCGAGGCCGGCAGCGTGCGCGAGCGGGTCCTGGCGCTGATTCGCTGTGAGTTGCAGTCGATCATGGGCGGTACGGGCGAGGCCATGGCGGTGCTGGTCTACGAGTGGCGCTCACTGTCGCCGCAGGCGCAGGCCAAGGTCCTGGCACTGCGTGATCTCTATGAGCAGATCTGGCTGCAGGTGCTCGGCGAGGCGCGCGAAGCCGGCTATATCAAGGGTGATGTGTTCATTGCCCGGCGATTCCTGACCGGCGCGCTGTCCTGGACGACCACCTGGTTCCGCCCCCAGGGTAGCCTGACCCTGGACCAATTGGCCGATGAGGCCCTGGCGTTGATTCTCAAGGACGGCTAA
- a CDS encoding exonuclease domain-containing protein, translating into MPHWLVIDLEATTDDGGWPLAEMEIIEIGATLVNREGRELDHFQRFVRPLRRPLLTPFCRELTHISQANIDTAAPLIEVWGAFERWLGQHQARLEGWASWGDYDRRQLEQDWQKLQLTSLLSQVPHANLKQRFAKARKLHKPLGLNGALQLAGLQFSGQQHRALEDARNTARLLPLIL; encoded by the coding sequence ATGCCCCACTGGCTGGTGATTGATCTGGAAGCCACGACGGACGACGGGGGCTGGCCGCTGGCAGAGATGGAAATCATCGAAATCGGTGCCACCCTGGTCAACCGCGAAGGCCGGGAGCTGGATCACTTCCAGCGTTTTGTACGGCCGTTGCGCAGGCCGCTGCTGACCCCTTTCTGCCGTGAGCTGACGCATATCAGCCAGGCCAACATCGATACGGCTGCGCCCCTGATCGAGGTCTGGGGGGCGTTCGAGCGCTGGCTCGGCCAGCATCAGGCGCGACTGGAGGGCTGGGCCAGCTGGGGCGACTATGATCGCCGACAACTGGAACAGGACTGGCAAAAACTGCAATTGACCAGCCTGTTGAGCCAGGTGCCCCATGCCAATCTCAAGCAGCGCTTCGCCAAGGCGCGCAAGCTGCACAAGCCGCTCGGGCTCAATGGCGCCTTGCAACTGGCGGGGCTGCAATTCAGTGGGCAACAGCATCGGGCGCTGGAGGATGCGCGCAATACCGCGCGGTTGTTGCCGTTGATCCTGTAG
- the ppnP gene encoding pyrimidine/purine nucleoside phosphorylase, translating into MFKVNEYFDGTVKSIAFAQAEGAATIGVMAPGEYEFGTAQREIMHVVSGALTVKLPDSSEWETFASGSQFNVPADSKFQLKVAVETAYLCEYR; encoded by the coding sequence ATGTTTAAAGTCAACGAGTACTTCGACGGCACCGTCAAGTCGATTGCCTTCGCACAAGCCGAAGGCGCGGCCACCATCGGCGTCATGGCTCCGGGCGAATACGAGTTCGGCACTGCCCAGCGTGAAATCATGCACGTGGTCTCCGGCGCGCTGACCGTCAAGCTGCCAGACAGCAGCGAGTGGGAAACCTTCGCCAGTGGCAGCCAGTTCAACGTGCCAGCCGACAGCAAGTTCCAACTGAAGGTCGCCGTGGAAACCGCCTACCTGTGCGAATACCGCTGA
- a CDS encoding ABC transporter transmembrane domain-containing protein, whose protein sequence is MLSARQRRAIRLASQFVAPYRWQAVAALLALIVTAGITLSMGQGIRLLVDKGFMTQSPHLLNQSIGLFLLLVLGLAVGTFSRFYLVSWIGERVVADIRRQVFNHLIYLHPGFYENNRSSEIQSRLTTDTTLLQSVIGSSLSLFLRNALMVIGGVVLLFITNPKLTSIVVIALPLVLAPILIFGRRVRSLSRQSQDRIADVGSYVSETLGQIKTVQAYNHQAQDEQRFAATVEQAFQTARKRIVQRAWLITLVIVLVLGAVGVMLWVGGMDVIAGRISGGELAAFVFYSLIVGSAFGTLSEVIGELQRAAGAAERIGELLQSSNAITAPADGAVRLAERVAGHLVLENLWFSYPSRPDSHAIDGLDLSVRAGETLALVGPSGAGKSTLFDLLLRFYDPQQGRLLLDGQPLTQLDPLDLRRCFALVSQSPALFFGSVEENIRYGNPTASDEQVREAARIAHAHDFIMQMPQGYQTHLGDAGLGLSGGQRQRLAIARALLVDAPILLLDEATSALDAQSEHLIQQALPSLMQGRTTLVIAHRLATVQNADRIAVMDQGKLVAIGTHAQLIASNPLYARLAALQFNARGHENDG, encoded by the coding sequence ATGCTTTCTGCTCGTCAACGCCGGGCCATCCGTCTGGCCAGCCAGTTTGTCGCCCCTTATCGCTGGCAGGCGGTCGCGGCGCTGCTGGCCCTGATTGTCACCGCCGGCATCACCCTGTCCATGGGCCAGGGCATCCGCCTGCTGGTGGACAAGGGCTTCATGACCCAGTCGCCGCACCTGCTCAACCAGTCCATCGGGTTGTTTCTGCTCCTGGTGCTGGGCCTGGCGGTCGGTACCTTCTCCCGGTTCTACCTGGTGTCGTGGATCGGCGAGCGAGTGGTGGCCGATATCCGGCGCCAGGTGTTCAACCACCTGATCTACCTGCATCCGGGGTTTTACGAGAACAACCGCAGTTCGGAAATCCAGTCACGGCTGACCACCGACACCACCTTGCTGCAATCGGTGATCGGTTCCTCGCTGTCGCTGTTTCTGCGCAATGCGCTGATGGTGATCGGCGGCGTGGTGCTGTTGTTCATTACCAACCCCAAGCTGACCAGTATCGTGGTGATCGCCCTGCCGCTGGTGCTGGCGCCGATCCTGATCTTCGGCCGGCGAGTGCGCAGTCTGTCGCGCCAGAGCCAGGATCGCATCGCCGATGTCGGCAGCTATGTGTCAGAGACCCTCGGCCAGATCAAGACCGTCCAGGCCTACAATCACCAGGCGCAGGATGAGCAGCGCTTTGCCGCGACCGTCGAACAGGCGTTCCAGACCGCGCGCAAGCGTATCGTCCAGCGCGCCTGGCTGATTACCCTGGTGATTGTGCTGGTGCTGGGGGCCGTGGGCGTGATGCTCTGGGTCGGCGGCATGGACGTGATCGCCGGGCGGATCTCCGGTGGTGAACTGGCGGCCTTCGTGTTCTACAGCCTGATCGTCGGCAGCGCCTTCGGCACCCTCAGCGAGGTCATTGGCGAGCTGCAACGGGCAGCGGGGGCCGCCGAGCGGATTGGCGAGTTATTGCAGTCGAGCAATGCCATCACCGCTCCGGCTGACGGCGCAGTCCGGCTGGCCGAGCGGGTCGCCGGCCACCTGGTGCTGGAGAACCTGTGGTTCAGCTACCCATCGCGCCCCGACAGCCATGCCATCGATGGCCTCGACCTGAGCGTCCGGGCCGGTGAAACCCTGGCGTTGGTCGGCCCTTCGGGGGCGGGCAAGTCGACCCTGTTCGATTTGCTGCTGCGTTTCTACGATCCGCAGCAGGGTCGCCTGCTGCTCGACGGGCAACCGCTGACCCAGCTCGATCCGCTGGACCTGCGGCGCTGCTTTGCCCTGGTGTCGCAGAGCCCGGCGCTGTTTTTCGGCAGCGTCGAGGAAAACATCCGCTACGGCAACCCGACGGCCAGCGACGAGCAGGTCCGTGAGGCGGCGCGAATCGCCCATGCCCACGACTTCATCATGCAGATGCCCCAGGGCTACCAGACCCACCTGGGCGATGCCGGTCTCGGCTTGTCCGGTGGCCAGCGTCAGCGCCTGGCGATTGCCCGGGCATTGCTGGTGGATGCGCCGATCCTGCTGCTGGACGAGGCCACTAGCGCCCTCGACGCCCAGAGCGAGCACCTGATCCAGCAGGCCCTGCCGAGCCTGATGCAGGGCCGCACCACCCTGGTGATCGCCCATCGCCTGGCCACGGTACAGAACGCCGACCGTATCGCGGTGATGGATCAGGGCAAGCTGGTGGCCATCGGCACCCATGCCCAACTGATCGCCAGCAACCCGCTGTATGCGCGGCTGGCGGCTCTGCAGTTCAATGCCCGGGGGCATGAGAATGACGGCTGA
- a CDS encoding PA1571 family protein, whose amino-acid sequence MDLQHNTNQIPVIRHPKPETLGCAIIDAAGREVPITEEMIQHACRELEQRLVKPAQQD is encoded by the coding sequence ATGGACTTGCAACACAACACCAACCAGATTCCGGTGATTCGTCATCCCAAGCCCGAAACACTGGGCTGTGCAATTATCGACGCGGCGGGACGCGAAGTCCCGATCACCGAGGAAATGATCCAGCACGCCTGCCGTGAGCTGGAACAGCGATTGGTCAAGCCTGCGCAGCAAGACTGA